Proteins encoded in a region of the Neodiprion lecontei isolate iyNeoLeco1 chromosome 5, iyNeoLeco1.1, whole genome shotgun sequence genome:
- the LOC107222332 gene encoding E3 ubiquitin-protein ligase rififylin isoform X2, with protein MSWSKLFTRCSVLYMKGTFWKMACEGCATKFNLFKRKKQCTDCLRYYCTNCMTRSADRRLNCEKCRLLSQRPVIRSNLLEMRSKDLHRYLMAKKISTRGCVEKEDLVNLIIQHANATDSASSNQRTGSNPEDNRYMHIFREFASTIGAADLLSSTSRPQSFTNNAPTNSRTNRPQEYPSQTQRDNEPTLSSSFNHSNSVPNSRPSPSNSNDSQTRQNAQTSSEEATPIISCPETENATSVGVSPRNIEIEELSDSENSQASGPEPLITEHDENAAADLEKRSDMVKELYSHTGAVKLSDITDIAELEALNVKQLKDLLSTNRVDYKGCIERGELLEKASGLWHHHVKSREDLEKLPFKDICKICMDAPIECVMLECGHMATCLNCGKQLSECPICRQYVIRVVRTFMP; from the exons ATGTCATGgtcaaaattatttacaag ATGTTCCGTACTTTATATGAAGGGAACCTTCTGGAAAATGGCTTGTGAAGGGTGTgctacaaaattcaatttattcaaaagaaaa AAACAATGTACTGACTGCTTACGGTACTACTGCACAAATTGTATGACAAGATCCGCGGACAGGAGATTAAACTGTGAGAAATGTCGTCTTTTATCCCAAAGGCCTGTGATACGAAGTAATTTACTCGAAATGCGATCGAAAGATTTGCATCGCTATTTAATGGCcaagaaaatttcaactcgAGGCTGCGTTG aaaaagaagatTTAGTTAATCTTATTATACAGCATGCAAACGCGACTGACAGCGCCTCAAGCAATCAGAGAACAGGGTCCAATCCTGAGGATAATCGGTATATGCATATCTTTCGCGAATTCGCTTCAACTATTGGTGCTGCAGACCTACTCAGCAGTACATCAAGGCCACAAAGCTTTACAAATAATGCACCAACTAATTCTAGGACGAATAGGCCCCAAGAATATCCAAGTCAGACTCAAAGAGACAACGAACCTACTTTAAGCAG TTCCTTCAATCATTCCAATTCTGTACCAAATTCAAGACCTAGTCCATCTAATAGCAATGATAGCCAAACTAGACAGAATGCACAGACATCAAGTGAGGAGGCAACACCAATCATTAGCTGTCCGGAGACAGAAAATGCAACATCCGTTGGTGTATCACCTAGAAACATTGAAATTGAAGAGCTCTCTGATAGTGAAAATAGTCAAGCTAGTGGGCCAGAACCTCTAATTACTGAACATGATGAAAACGCTGCTGCTGATCTTGAGAAACGCTCTGATATGGTCAAGGAATTGTACAGC cacACAGGCGCAGTTAAGTTATCCGATATAACTGACATAGCTGAACTTGAAGCTTTGAATGTAAAGCAACTGAAAGACTTGCTAAGTACAAATAGAGTTGATTACAAAGGCTGTATCGAGCGAGGtgaattattggaaaaagCTTCAGGACTCTGGCATCACCACGTTAAATCTAGAGAGG ATCTGGAAAAATTACCATTTAAAGACATATGTAAAATATGCATGGATGCTCCCATTGAATGTGTAATGCTTGAATGTGGTCATATGGCAACATGCCTCAACTGTGGAAAACAGCTGTCAGAATGTCCAATTTGCAGACAGTACGTGATTCGTGTTGTACGAACTTTCATGCCCTGA
- the LOC107222332 gene encoding E3 ubiquitin-protein ligase RNF34 isoform X4 — MSWSKLFTRCSVLYMKGTFWKMACEGCATKFNLFKRKKQCTDCLRYYCTNCMTRSADRRLNCEKCRLLSQRPVIRSNLLEMRSKDLHRYLMAKKISTRGCVEKEDLVNLIIQHANATDSASSNQRTGSNPEDNRTNRPQEYPSQTQRDNEPTLSSSFNHSNSVPNSRPSPSNSNDSQTRQNAQTSSEEATPIISCPETENATSVGVSPRNIEIEELSDSENSQASGPEPLITEHDENAAADLEKRSDMVKELYSHTGAVKLSDITDIAELEALNVKQLKDLLSTNRVDYKGCIERGELLEKASGLWHHHVKSREGKETFKDSDLSLNLRGNYGATKIQSRMVMKCVFSNSLKMQDNLILRYIRLYTTGRRTYIKK; from the exons ATGTCATGgtcaaaattatttacaag ATGTTCCGTACTTTATATGAAGGGAACCTTCTGGAAAATGGCTTGTGAAGGGTGTgctacaaaattcaatttattcaaaagaaaa AAACAATGTACTGACTGCTTACGGTACTACTGCACAAATTGTATGACAAGATCCGCGGACAGGAGATTAAACTGTGAGAAATGTCGTCTTTTATCCCAAAGGCCTGTGATACGAAGTAATTTACTCGAAATGCGATCGAAAGATTTGCATCGCTATTTAATGGCcaagaaaatttcaactcgAGGCTGCGTTG aaaaagaagatTTAGTTAATCTTATTATACAGCATGCAAACGCGACTGACAGCGCCTCAAGCAATCAGAGAACAGGGTCCAATCCTGAGGATAATCG GACGAATAGGCCCCAAGAATATCCAAGTCAGACTCAAAGAGACAACGAACCTACTTTAAGCAG TTCCTTCAATCATTCCAATTCTGTACCAAATTCAAGACCTAGTCCATCTAATAGCAATGATAGCCAAACTAGACAGAATGCACAGACATCAAGTGAGGAGGCAACACCAATCATTAGCTGTCCGGAGACAGAAAATGCAACATCCGTTGGTGTATCACCTAGAAACATTGAAATTGAAGAGCTCTCTGATAGTGAAAATAGTCAAGCTAGTGGGCCAGAACCTCTAATTACTGAACATGATGAAAACGCTGCTGCTGATCTTGAGAAACGCTCTGATATGGTCAAGGAATTGTACAGC cacACAGGCGCAGTTAAGTTATCCGATATAACTGACATAGCTGAACTTGAAGCTTTGAATGTAAAGCAACTGAAAGACTTGCTAAGTACAAATAGAGTTGATTACAAAGGCTGTATCGAGCGAGGtgaattattggaaaaagCTTCAGGACTCTGGCATCACCACGTTAAATCTAGAGAGGGTAAGGAAACCTTTAAAGATTCGGATTTATCCTTAAATCTGAGGGGCAATTATGGAGCAACAAAAATTCAGTCCCGTATGGTTATGAAATGTGTTTTTagtaattcattaaaaatgcaagacaatttaattttaaggTATATCAGACTTTACACTACGGGCAGACGTACATATATTAAAAAGTGA
- the LOC107222332 gene encoding E3 ubiquitin-protein ligase RNF34 isoform X1 — protein sequence MSWSKLFTRCSVLYMKGTFWKMACEGCATKFNLFKRKKQCTDCLRYYCTNCMTRSADRRLNCEKCRLLSQRPVIRSNLLEMRSKDLHRYLMAKKISTRGCVEKEDLVNLIIQHANATDSASSNQRTGSNPEDNRYMHIFREFASTIGAADLLSSTSRPQSFTNNAPTNSRTNRPQEYPSQTQRDNEPTLSSSFNHSNSVPNSRPSPSNSNDSQTRQNAQTSSEEATPIISCPETENATSVGVSPRNIEIEELSDSENSQASGPEPLITEHDENAAADLEKRSDMVKELYSHTGAVKLSDITDIAELEALNVKQLKDLLSTNRVDYKGCIERGELLEKASGLWHHHVKSREGKETFKDSDLSLNLRGNYGATKIQSRMVMKCVFSNSLKMQDNLILRYIRLYTTGRRTYIKK from the exons ATGTCATGgtcaaaattatttacaag ATGTTCCGTACTTTATATGAAGGGAACCTTCTGGAAAATGGCTTGTGAAGGGTGTgctacaaaattcaatttattcaaaagaaaa AAACAATGTACTGACTGCTTACGGTACTACTGCACAAATTGTATGACAAGATCCGCGGACAGGAGATTAAACTGTGAGAAATGTCGTCTTTTATCCCAAAGGCCTGTGATACGAAGTAATTTACTCGAAATGCGATCGAAAGATTTGCATCGCTATTTAATGGCcaagaaaatttcaactcgAGGCTGCGTTG aaaaagaagatTTAGTTAATCTTATTATACAGCATGCAAACGCGACTGACAGCGCCTCAAGCAATCAGAGAACAGGGTCCAATCCTGAGGATAATCGGTATATGCATATCTTTCGCGAATTCGCTTCAACTATTGGTGCTGCAGACCTACTCAGCAGTACATCAAGGCCACAAAGCTTTACAAATAATGCACCAACTAATTCTAGGACGAATAGGCCCCAAGAATATCCAAGTCAGACTCAAAGAGACAACGAACCTACTTTAAGCAG TTCCTTCAATCATTCCAATTCTGTACCAAATTCAAGACCTAGTCCATCTAATAGCAATGATAGCCAAACTAGACAGAATGCACAGACATCAAGTGAGGAGGCAACACCAATCATTAGCTGTCCGGAGACAGAAAATGCAACATCCGTTGGTGTATCACCTAGAAACATTGAAATTGAAGAGCTCTCTGATAGTGAAAATAGTCAAGCTAGTGGGCCAGAACCTCTAATTACTGAACATGATGAAAACGCTGCTGCTGATCTTGAGAAACGCTCTGATATGGTCAAGGAATTGTACAGC cacACAGGCGCAGTTAAGTTATCCGATATAACTGACATAGCTGAACTTGAAGCTTTGAATGTAAAGCAACTGAAAGACTTGCTAAGTACAAATAGAGTTGATTACAAAGGCTGTATCGAGCGAGGtgaattattggaaaaagCTTCAGGACTCTGGCATCACCACGTTAAATCTAGAGAGGGTAAGGAAACCTTTAAAGATTCGGATTTATCCTTAAATCTGAGGGGCAATTATGGAGCAACAAAAATTCAGTCCCGTATGGTTATGAAATGTGTTTTTagtaattcattaaaaatgcaagacaatttaattttaaggTATATCAGACTTTACACTACGGGCAGACGTACATATATTAAAAAGTGA
- the LOC107222332 gene encoding E3 ubiquitin-protein ligase RNF34 isoform X3, translating into MKGTFWKMACEGCATKFNLFKRKKQCTDCLRYYCTNCMTRSADRRLNCEKCRLLSQRPVIRSNLLEMRSKDLHRYLMAKKISTRGCVEKEDLVNLIIQHANATDSASSNQRTGSNPEDNRYMHIFREFASTIGAADLLSSTSRPQSFTNNAPTNSRTNRPQEYPSQTQRDNEPTLSSSFNHSNSVPNSRPSPSNSNDSQTRQNAQTSSEEATPIISCPETENATSVGVSPRNIEIEELSDSENSQASGPEPLITEHDENAAADLEKRSDMVKELYSHTGAVKLSDITDIAELEALNVKQLKDLLSTNRVDYKGCIERGELLEKASGLWHHHVKSREGKETFKDSDLSLNLRGNYGATKIQSRMVMKCVFSNSLKMQDNLILRYIRLYTTGRRTYIKK; encoded by the exons ATGAAGGGAACCTTCTGGAAAATGGCTTGTGAAGGGTGTgctacaaaattcaatttattcaaaagaaaa AAACAATGTACTGACTGCTTACGGTACTACTGCACAAATTGTATGACAAGATCCGCGGACAGGAGATTAAACTGTGAGAAATGTCGTCTTTTATCCCAAAGGCCTGTGATACGAAGTAATTTACTCGAAATGCGATCGAAAGATTTGCATCGCTATTTAATGGCcaagaaaatttcaactcgAGGCTGCGTTG aaaaagaagatTTAGTTAATCTTATTATACAGCATGCAAACGCGACTGACAGCGCCTCAAGCAATCAGAGAACAGGGTCCAATCCTGAGGATAATCGGTATATGCATATCTTTCGCGAATTCGCTTCAACTATTGGTGCTGCAGACCTACTCAGCAGTACATCAAGGCCACAAAGCTTTACAAATAATGCACCAACTAATTCTAGGACGAATAGGCCCCAAGAATATCCAAGTCAGACTCAAAGAGACAACGAACCTACTTTAAGCAG TTCCTTCAATCATTCCAATTCTGTACCAAATTCAAGACCTAGTCCATCTAATAGCAATGATAGCCAAACTAGACAGAATGCACAGACATCAAGTGAGGAGGCAACACCAATCATTAGCTGTCCGGAGACAGAAAATGCAACATCCGTTGGTGTATCACCTAGAAACATTGAAATTGAAGAGCTCTCTGATAGTGAAAATAGTCAAGCTAGTGGGCCAGAACCTCTAATTACTGAACATGATGAAAACGCTGCTGCTGATCTTGAGAAACGCTCTGATATGGTCAAGGAATTGTACAGC cacACAGGCGCAGTTAAGTTATCCGATATAACTGACATAGCTGAACTTGAAGCTTTGAATGTAAAGCAACTGAAAGACTTGCTAAGTACAAATAGAGTTGATTACAAAGGCTGTATCGAGCGAGGtgaattattggaaaaagCTTCAGGACTCTGGCATCACCACGTTAAATCTAGAGAGGGTAAGGAAACCTTTAAAGATTCGGATTTATCCTTAAATCTGAGGGGCAATTATGGAGCAACAAAAATTCAGTCCCGTATGGTTATGAAATGTGTTTTTagtaattcattaaaaatgcaagacaatttaattttaaggTATATCAGACTTTACACTACGGGCAGACGTACATATATTAAAAAGTGA
- the LOC107222331 gene encoding X-box-binding protein 1, giving the protein MSVLKSIIITVPKGLSKTPGFSTQKLNFTTSLLTENNANKINNRKMSTTEDDAALDGSIIEQEICFRGKKRRLDHLTWEEKIQRKKLKNRVAAQTSRDRKRAKLDELEETVRVLRDRNETLAQECSALKSQNEVLTVENTSLRRDLESRTTIGEQHCSKCQSSVSCVAPMQGSAVSPKYPLPQGGATELAPVLTLTQPAATLWKILTLYLLSKNCLQTSKETITSRDLKNWPKAFCERLPPKWKQMLINQVNKSTSQGMPPKNLAIQQEWWGRHQKMWKPIELVEA; this is encoded by the exons ATGAGCGTGTTGAAAAGTATCATTATAACTGTGCCTAAGGGTCTGTCAAAGACTCCGGGTTTTTCAAcgcaaaaattaaattttacaacgTCCCTGCTCACCGAGAATAACGCGAATAAGATCAACAATCGGAAAATGTCTACTACCGAGGATGACGCAGCGTTAGACGGTTCCATTATTGAacaagaaatttgttttcgtgGAAAGAAACGACGTCTCGATCATCTTACgtgggaagaaaaaattcaacgaaa AAAGTTGAAGAACAGAGTAGCAGCTCAAACATCCCGCGATCGTAAAAGAGCAAAGCTTGATGAGCTTGAAGAAACAGTAAGAGTTCTCAGAGATAGAAACGAAACCCTTGCCCAAGAGTGTTCGGCATTAAAGTCGCAGAATGAGGTGCTTACAGTTGAAAATACTTCACTGAGGAGAGACTTAGAGTCTAGAACAACTATAGGAGAACAGCACTGTTCAAAGTGTCAGAGCAGTGTCAGTTGTGTTGCCCCCATGCAGGGATCTGCAGTATCCCCCAAATACCCTCTGCCGCAGGGTGGGGCAACCGAACTGGCACCAGTTCTGACCCTGACACAACCAGCCGCAACCCTGTGGAAGATTCTGACCCTCTACCTCCTCTCGAAGAATTGTTTGCAGACCTCCAAGGAGACGATTACATCGAGAGACTTGAAGAACTGGCCGAAAGCCTTCTGCGAGAGGTTACCGCCGAAGTGGAAGCAAATGCTAATCAATCAAGTGAACAA GTCAACCTCGCAAGGGATGCCCCCCAAGAATCTAGCGATACAACAAGAGTGGTGGGGCAGGCATCAGAAAATGTGGAAGCCGATAGAACTGGTCGAAGCATAG